The genomic DNA TTGGTTGCTAGTGTCTGTTCTCCCGCCGCAATATGCGGCCGCAAGCGCGACACTAATTCGTTGCCAGCGTCAATATCCACTCCGGCAGTGCGGTATTTATTTGTTTCGTTCATCGTTTCTGCGGTATTATTATAGATTTTAACCCACGCACGCTTGTCTGACGATGAATACTTTCCGATTATTTGTTTTTACTGCCGTTGGTGGCATGTTATTATGGCTATTGAGTGCTGCCGGCTCAGTGTTAGCACCATTCTTACTGGGAGCGGTTATCGCCTACATTTTGTCGCCGTTGGCAAATAAAATGGAGGCTAAAAATATTAAGCCCGCATTGTCGGCGGCGTTGCTGGTTTTACTGGTTTTTGTTTTTCTTTTGGCGTTGCCGTTGGCATTAATTCCGGTAATTATTTCGCAATTGGCAGGCATTATCGCCTTGTTACCCGAATTGGTAGAGCGTGCTGGTGGTTGGTTGGGCGATGCACAGCCGTATGTGGTGGAACAGTTGCAGGTGTTGGATTTGACTGATGTTGCCCGTCAAGCTGCAGGTACCATAGAAGCCAAAGATGCCGCTGGCGTGGCAAGTGCTATTGCCAACTTTTTTGGAAAAGGACTGGCGGCAGTGGTGGGCTTTTTTTCGCTGTTACTTATTACACCACTCACGGCTTTTTATTTTTTGTGCGACCGAAAAATTATTGCCGGCGAACTTACCGATTCGTTGCCACCGCGATGGCGCGATAAAACCTTGCTTGTTTTGCAGGATTTAGACAATGTGTTGGGCGAATTTTTGCACGGTCAACTGCTGGTAATGTTGGTGATGGGCAGTGTCTATAGTTTGGTTCTAAGCATTGCCGGGCTGGATTTTGCTATAACAATTGGTCTTGTAAGCGGTATGTTGGTGTTTTTGC from Candidatus Persebacteraceae bacterium Df01 includes the following:
- a CDS encoding AI-2E family transporter codes for the protein MNTFRLFVFTAVGGMLLWLLSAAGSVLAPFLLGAVIAYILSPLANKMEAKNIKPALSAALLVLLVFVFLLALPLALIPVIISQLAGIIALLPELVERAGGWLGDAQPYVVEQLQVLDLTDVARQAAGTIEAKDAAGVASAIANFFGKGLAAVVGFFSLLLITPLTAFYFLCDRKIIAGELTDSLPPRWRDKTLLVLQDLDNVLGEFLHGQLLVMLVMGSVYSLVLSIAGLDFAITIGLVSGMLVFLPYVGFIIGLVLATVAAIGQFESWANLVLLWLLMGASTALESFFITPWLVGERIGLHPVFVLLAVLVMGSLLGFVGVLVALPLAAVLLVLSRHLRRYYIESDFYGRNS